In the Sediminibacter sp. Hel_I_10 genome, one interval contains:
- a CDS encoding acyloxyacyl hydrolase: MSYYVKIKVAFCVAFIGICCTVQGQDLEETSTYMAPELLIGKTLEANSNFPETNLQTDFLFSIGKHNLTNRSEWLYRLNHPRTGLTLGVIDFGNSEKIGKAYTLMPFIEFGVLKKKTNRLNLHIGLGGSYMDTQYDSTSNPFNNAITTQLNWSFRSFFYYDVYRLNHVDFRVGLGYFHHSNGHTQLPNQGLNSLLASVSAKFNSPKKSQKALEHREFESSHQTYFGFRTGLGQNVLSETFNSKKEVYSVAISAGKIINKTFKFGLGFHYRFYEHYYDYVKNGEALVADQEPGWIDQPYRYATNYGVFLSSELLLGHVGFEFDIGYNFYKPFYKIDWQLNQGYDYQNGNGETVVVLGVLDDYYKLKKSVPARLGLKYYLISNDKAPQHNVYIGAHINANLGQADFSELSLGYNFRLQLKNKKN; the protein is encoded by the coding sequence ATGAGTTATTACGTTAAAATCAAGGTGGCATTTTGTGTCGCTTTTATAGGTATATGTTGTACCGTTCAAGGGCAAGATCTTGAAGAGACCTCAACCTATATGGCTCCAGAGCTGTTAATTGGAAAAACACTAGAGGCCAATTCCAATTTTCCAGAGACCAATTTACAGACCGACTTTTTATTCAGTATCGGCAAGCATAATCTTACCAACAGGAGTGAATGGCTCTACAGATTGAACCATCCAAGAACGGGATTAACACTTGGGGTGATTGATTTTGGCAATTCTGAAAAGATTGGAAAAGCCTACACGCTGATGCCTTTTATTGAGTTTGGCGTGCTTAAGAAAAAGACCAATAGGCTAAATCTGCACATAGGGCTGGGAGGCTCTTATATGGATACGCAGTATGATAGCACCTCAAACCCTTTTAACAACGCAATTACAACACAACTGAATTGGTCATTCAGATCGTTTTTTTATTATGATGTCTATCGATTAAACCATGTGGATTTTAGAGTTGGTCTAGGTTACTTTCATCACTCAAACGGCCATACCCAATTGCCTAACCAAGGGCTCAACTCTCTTTTGGCAAGTGTGTCTGCTAAATTTAATAGTCCGAAAAAATCCCAAAAAGCGCTTGAGCATCGTGAATTTGAATCGTCTCATCAAACGTACTTCGGTTTCCGGACAGGCCTCGGTCAAAACGTGCTTTCAGAAACATTCAATTCTAAAAAAGAGGTCTATTCTGTAGCCATTTCCGCGGGAAAAATTATTAACAAGACCTTTAAATTTGGACTTGGGTTTCATTACCGTTTTTACGAGCATTATTATGATTATGTAAAAAATGGAGAAGCACTTGTGGCAGATCAAGAACCTGGATGGATAGACCAACCTTATCGTTATGCTACAAATTATGGGGTATTTCTATCTTCGGAATTACTTTTGGGACACGTAGGATTTGAATTTGATATTGGTTACAATTTCTATAAACCCTTTTATAAAATTGATTGGCAGCTCAACCAAGGATACGATTACCAAAACGGAAATGGAGAGACGGTTGTGGTACTTGGTGTTTTAGACGATTATTACAAACTCAAAAAATCGGTGCCAGCAAGATTGGGCCTTAAATATTACCTCATCTCTAATGACAAAGCACCTCAACATAATGTTTACATTGGTGCACATATCAATGCTAATTTAGGCCAGGCCGACTTTTCTGAACTGAGCCTAGGCTACAACTTTAGATTACAGCTTAAAAACAAAAAGAATTAA
- a CDS encoding cytochrome c peroxidase: MFYRPITLVYISILLTLFSCKDKETKTISLPSSHWEFAQNYYLGNINQSINYLDSLDTEGFDGKNSKHYFTKARQHFKMAEPYASYLNPEVGHRANGPALPVYKEDNGKVLRPVGFQKIEESIYEGETSPTDFKNELFITKGLLTNLKENIEKREINAQRFFIATHQQLFRIVSLAIAGFDTPVSHLGIAETVVSIEGLQTVYNNSIQHIIKEKNAKLDAEFQNNIDQAIAFIKSNMNFDTFDRYTFTRDYMNPIMRNWVDIRKTSALWEPVKNQPFNYDAPTFFEDNSFNLNFFTPTVNRHPTKAQVALGKQLFFDQNLSASGSMACATCHIPEKAYSDGLVTNKDNTGENLQRNTPTLINTAFQQSFFWDGRSENILEQISAVFTNSKEFNTNVHEFSSEILKDSTYIKAFKNAYGKVSTNNIEVIKAISSYISTLNGFSSKFDRNMRAEEDSFTSEEKLGYNLFMGKALCATCHFVPLTSGTVPPFFTEHEKEVIGVPETNKNKALDDDLGFYWKYNEPLHYGMFKTPSVRNVAVTGPYMHNGVYETLEQVMEFYNLGGGGGMGFDLEHQTLPFDELNLTAPEQKAIIAYLKTLTDDQIEGDDTY; this comes from the coding sequence ATGTTCTACAGACCCATAACCCTCGTTTACATTTCTATTCTTTTGACGCTCTTTTCCTGCAAAGACAAAGAAACCAAAACCATAAGTCTTCCCTCCTCTCATTGGGAATTTGCCCAAAACTATTACCTCGGCAATATCAACCAATCCATAAACTATTTGGATAGCTTAGATACCGAGGGTTTTGATGGCAAAAACTCAAAACATTATTTTACCAAAGCAAGGCAGCATTTTAAAATGGCAGAGCCTTATGCCTCCTACCTTAATCCCGAAGTTGGACATCGTGCCAATGGACCAGCCTTACCTGTTTATAAAGAAGACAACGGTAAAGTATTACGCCCTGTGGGTTTTCAAAAAATCGAAGAGAGTATTTATGAAGGCGAAACATCACCTACCGATTTTAAAAATGAACTTTTTATTACCAAGGGGTTATTGACCAATCTTAAAGAAAATATAGAAAAAAGAGAAATCAACGCACAGCGTTTCTTTATTGCCACTCACCAACAATTATTTCGAATTGTGAGTCTAGCGATTGCTGGTTTTGACACACCAGTGAGCCATTTAGGTATTGCTGAAACCGTCGTTTCTATTGAAGGTTTACAAACCGTTTACAACAATAGCATTCAACATATTATCAAAGAAAAAAACGCAAAATTAGATGCAGAATTTCAGAACAATATAGATCAAGCCATTGCCTTTATTAAGAGCAATATGAATTTTGACACCTTTGATCGGTACACCTTTACTCGAGACTACATGAACCCCATTATGAGAAACTGGGTAGACATTAGAAAAACAAGTGCGCTTTGGGAGCCGGTAAAAAACCAGCCCTTTAATTATGATGCACCCACCTTTTTTGAAGACAATAGCTTTAACCTTAATTTCTTTACCCCTACGGTCAATAGACACCCTACAAAAGCACAGGTAGCTTTGGGTAAACAACTTTTTTTCGATCAAAATCTTTCTGCTAGTGGCAGCATGGCCTGTGCCACTTGTCATATTCCAGAAAAAGCATACAGCGATGGGCTCGTTACAAACAAAGACAATACAGGTGAAAATTTACAACGCAACACCCCTACGCTCATAAATACCGCATTTCAGCAAAGTTTCTTTTGGGATGGTCGTTCTGAAAATATTTTAGAACAAATCTCTGCAGTATTTACAAATAGTAAAGAGTTTAACACCAATGTGCACGAGTTTTCTTCGGAAATATTAAAAGATTCCACCTACATCAAGGCCTTTAAAAATGCTTACGGAAAGGTATCTACTAACAATATCGAGGTCATTAAGGCCATCTCATCATACATTTCTACACTTAACGGCTTTAGCTCTAAGTTTGATAGAAATATGAGAGCTGAAGAAGACAGTTTTACTTCCGAAGAAAAATTAGGCTATAACCTCTTTATGGGTAAAGCCCTTTGTGCCACCTGCCATTTTGTACCATTAACCAGCGGTACCGTACCGCCATTTTTTACTGAGCATGAAAAGGAAGTGATTGGTGTACCAGAGACCAATAAAAACAAGGCACTTGATGATGATCTTGGTTTTTATTGGAAATATAATGAACCTCTCCATTATGGCATGTTCAAAACCCCGAGCGTTAGAAATGTTGCCGTTACAGGCCCATACATGCATAATGGTGTTTATGAAACCCTAGAACAAGTCATGGAGTTTTATAACCTTGGCGGCGGTGGCGGCATGGGCTTTGACCTAGAGCACCAAACTCTTCCTTTTGATGAACTTAATCTTACAGCCCCAGAGCAAAAAGCCATTATTGCCTATTTAAAAACCTTGACCGATGATCAAATAGAAGGTGACGACACCTATTAA
- the argS gene encoding arginine--tRNA ligase has protein sequence MNLQNTLEQQVKAAVKDSFSADLETVEFQATRKEFAGDITVVVFPMLRVIKGNPVQIGESIGTYLLKNVKEVKGYNVVKGFLNIEISDAYYLHFFKTIKSDDQFGSAKVQPNDKAIMVEYSSPNTNKPLHLGHIRNNLLGYSVAEILKASGKKVYKTQIINDRGIHICKSMLAWKRFGNEETPESSGLKGDKLVGNYYVKFDQEYKKEIQQLISEGKTEEEAKKEAPLLLEAQQMLQKWESGDLETVALWEKMNTWVYKGFDITYKNLGVDFDQLYYESQTYLLGKEFVAEGLKKGVFFKKEDGSVWCDLTEDGLDEKIVLRSDGTAVYMTQDIGTAIQRVKDFPDVGGMVYTVGNEQEYHFQVLFLIIKKLGFDWAENLYHLSYGMVDLPSGKMKSREGTVVDADDLIDDMAQTAETISEELGKLDGYSPEEKKELYKTIGLGALKYYILKVDPAKRILFNPEDSIDFQGNTGPFIQYTYARIQSILRKANLDTHAMLDETELSLHDKEKELLKHLELFPEVIQNAAANHSPALIANYTYDLVKGFNSFYQNVSILGAEGQLEKQFRVQLSHVVARTIKAAFNLLGIEVPERM, from the coding sequence ATGAATCTCCAAAATACATTAGAACAACAGGTAAAGGCTGCAGTAAAAGACAGTTTTAGTGCTGACTTAGAAACGGTAGAATTTCAGGCAACCCGAAAAGAGTTTGCCGGAGATATTACGGTTGTGGTATTTCCTATGCTACGTGTTATAAAAGGCAACCCTGTTCAAATTGGAGAATCTATTGGCACTTATCTGTTAAAAAATGTCAAGGAAGTTAAGGGCTATAATGTGGTCAAAGGATTTTTAAATATAGAAATCAGTGATGCCTATTATCTCCATTTTTTTAAGACCATTAAAAGTGATGATCAATTTGGAAGCGCTAAGGTGCAGCCAAATGATAAAGCCATTATGGTAGAGTATAGTTCTCCAAATACGAACAAACCATTGCACTTAGGGCACATTCGTAATAATCTTTTGGGATATAGTGTTGCCGAAATTTTAAAGGCTTCAGGTAAGAAGGTCTATAAAACCCAGATTATCAATGACCGTGGGATTCATATCTGTAAAAGTATGTTGGCGTGGAAACGCTTCGGAAATGAAGAAACTCCAGAATCATCAGGTTTAAAGGGAGATAAGCTTGTAGGGAATTATTACGTCAAGTTTGATCAAGAATATAAGAAGGAAATTCAACAGCTCATTTCCGAAGGTAAAACCGAAGAGGAAGCCAAAAAAGAAGCGCCTTTACTTTTAGAAGCACAGCAAATGCTCCAAAAGTGGGAGTCTGGAGATTTAGAGACTGTGGCACTTTGGGAAAAGATGAATACCTGGGTTTATAAAGGGTTTGATATTACTTACAAAAATTTGGGAGTAGACTTTGATCAACTCTATTATGAAAGCCAAACCTATTTGTTAGGTAAAGAGTTTGTGGCAGAGGGTCTTAAGAAAGGGGTTTTCTTTAAAAAAGAGGACGGTTCTGTATGGTGTGATTTAACCGAAGATGGATTAGACGAAAAAATTGTTCTAAGAAGTGATGGTACCGCCGTTTACATGACGCAAGATATTGGTACAGCCATACAACGGGTTAAGGATTTTCCCGACGTTGGTGGGATGGTGTATACTGTAGGTAATGAGCAAGAGTATCATTTTCAGGTCTTATTTTTGATCATTAAAAAATTAGGTTTTGATTGGGCTGAAAACTTATATCATTTAAGTTATGGTATGGTGGACTTGCCTTCAGGAAAAATGAAAAGTCGAGAAGGAACCGTGGTAGATGCCGATGATCTTATTGATGATATGGCTCAAACCGCAGAGACCATTTCCGAAGAACTAGGAAAACTAGATGGCTATTCGCCCGAAGAGAAAAAAGAGCTTTACAAAACCATTGGTTTAGGGGCTCTAAAATATTACATTCTCAAAGTGGATCCTGCTAAGCGCATCTTGTTCAATCCAGAAGATTCTATCGATTTTCAAGGTAATACTGGTCCGTTTATACAATACACCTATGCCAGAATTCAATCCATTTTACGTAAAGCCAATCTCGATACTCATGCGATGTTGGACGAAACTGAATTGTCTTTGCATGACAAAGAAAAGGAACTGCTTAAACATTTAGAGTTATTTCCAGAGGTCATTCAAAATGCAGCGGCTAACCACAGTCCGGCATTAATAGCAAATTACACCTATGATTTGGTAAAAGGGTTTAACTCCTTTTATCAAAATGTTTCCATATTGGGGGCCGAGGGTCAATTAGAAAAACAGTTTAGAGTACAACTTTCGCACGTCGTAGCAAGAACTATCAAAGCTGCATTTAATCTATTGGGGATCGAAGTTCCTGAGCGCATGTAA
- a CDS encoding T9SS type A sorting domain-containing protein, giving the protein MKKRITLVIAFAVTLLTSTTSFAQLVTSGADDGSDGTLRNEIADTPSGGTITFDASVTVVTLTGELVIDKELTISGTPAINVSIDANTNGRAFNITAGPVVFNNLTIENGTAPDGGGIYMTNAMVTINNSVITNNSANATGSPAGSGGGVFNDVGGVLTINDSEITANLANRAGGGIEDNSGAGLGVILNNVDFDGNDAGAASGNALPGNGGALHVTGAGDVTMTNGSVTNNVAAKEGGGLWNGSGTMTLSNVTLEDNMAIGDATGGGALFNNGGTLMVDALTTLTGNIAMGATPGGRGGAIFNNTGGVLSLASGLTISGNYASRAGGAIEDASEGTLTLDGITLTGNAAGVDLGLGNTIVANPGNGGAMHLSGNTNAVINNSTINSNLAASEGGGLWNNQGSMTIDNTLVDANDAQGADADTGGGGVYNNGGTLMVQNATIISNNIASGASGSGGGLFSTAGAVTIQDEDTQIINNQANRAGGGIEIIDGALTTTDLDLNGNNAGVSPAVAAPGNGGGLHVSGVAIIEMNGGTVNSNIAASEGGGVWNQTGSTMTLSSLDMNLNTASGNAADNGGGAIFNNGGDVIVSAAIIGENIADGTSGSGGGALSIGGEITFNGSSIINNQANRAGGGIELSGGVLNLTNTILNLNNAGVSPAVAAPGSGGGLHVTGSATTNINGGSSSLNVAANEGGALWNGSGIMTIMNHTIDGNTASGNDDMVAGAAGGGGIYNEGGTVNVSDGTTISNNSADGAQSTGGGVLNAAGTLMANGISIVNNTSNRAGGGIETNGSGAIMLTNVTLNSNTTGVVTGAGAPGNGGGLHVSGDSTVDITGGTTNSNIAANEGGGLWNGSGVMTLIDHTVNSNTASGNDEMVAGAAGGGGIYNEGGTLDLSGTTTIASNSADGAQSTGGGILNAAGTLMANGITIADNQSNRAGGGIETNGGGAVMLTNVSLNSNDTGVVTGTGAPGNGGGLHVSGNSTVDITGGTVNVNTAATEGGGLWNGMGTLTVSGTTIDGNIASGNDATNGGGGIYALNGGTVVLLDNTTVSNNIADGTAGSGGGILVDVDASLAATDTSILSNQANRAGGGIEVVAGTGTITMTNVTLNLNNAGVAPAIAAPGNGGGLHITGMQDILITGGTTNGNSAANEGGGLWNGSGVMTVVDHLIDANTASGNDAMTAGAAGGGGIYNEGGTLDLSGSTAITNNSADGAQSTGGGILNAAGTLMANGISITNNQANRAGGGIETNGSGPVMLTNVNLDANEAGVVTGTGAPGNGGGLHVSGDSDVSITAGTVNNNTAASEGGGLWNGAGVMTVDAVLIDANMASGADASNGGGGIYNLAGTLNIQNDTVISNNMANGASGSGGGLLSEAGDVMVTDSAFDANAANRAGGAIELIDGTLNFSNSIMSNNDVDGTAGTAAPGNGGGLHITGMSSTVTIAMSTITSNAAANEGGGLWNQGGTTMNVSMSTIDNNTAAEGGGIYGNVNAITTVMTSTITANSASVSGGGIANNGASFDINAATIATNTSAGNGGGIDAVTNVSLKNAIVALNMANSGTDVSGIFTSNDYNLIGTDDLNVFTAQTNDIEEVDPLVGPLQDNGGVTLTHMLFDGSPAFDAGAADDTFVDQIGQSVFGASRDIGAYESQVTLSIDNFNQTHIASLYPNPSSGSFNIEIGNTVSDDMQLKVVSVNGRVVKEAHLSNGLNTVDISGMASGMYILNITSGSTTVTHKLILE; this is encoded by the coding sequence ATGAAAAAAAGAATTACGCTGGTTATTGCATTTGCAGTAACACTTTTAACGTCAACAACCTCATTTGCACAGCTCGTGACGAGCGGTGCTGATGATGGATCGGACGGCACACTTCGAAATGAAATCGCAGATACACCATCAGGTGGAACCATTACGTTCGACGCTTCGGTGACCGTAGTTACCTTAACAGGTGAACTTGTAATAGATAAGGAATTAACTATTTCAGGAACGCCTGCAATTAATGTGTCTATTGATGCCAATACCAATGGAAGGGCATTTAATATCACTGCGGGACCTGTAGTATTTAATAATCTTACCATAGAAAACGGTACTGCTCCCGATGGTGGAGGTATCTACATGACCAATGCTATGGTGACCATAAACAATAGTGTCATCACAAACAACAGTGCCAATGCCACGGGTTCTCCTGCTGGTTCTGGTGGAGGCGTTTTTAATGATGTTGGTGGTGTTTTAACTATTAATGATTCTGAAATAACAGCAAACCTAGCAAATAGAGCAGGTGGAGGGATTGAAGACAATTCTGGTGCAGGACTCGGTGTTATTTTAAATAACGTCGATTTTGATGGTAATGATGCGGGCGCAGCCTCAGGAAATGCACTTCCTGGAAATGGAGGGGCCTTGCACGTTACCGGAGCAGGAGATGTCACAATGACTAATGGATCTGTTACCAATAATGTTGCTGCCAAAGAAGGTGGTGGTTTATGGAATGGCAGTGGTACAATGACCTTGTCTAATGTTACTCTAGAAGATAATATGGCCATTGGTGATGCCACTGGTGGTGGTGCGCTATTTAATAATGGTGGTACTTTAATGGTTGACGCCTTAACTACGCTTACGGGAAATATCGCCATGGGTGCGACTCCTGGAGGGCGAGGTGGTGCCATTTTTAATAATACAGGAGGTGTCTTAAGTTTAGCCTCTGGCTTAACCATTTCTGGTAACTACGCCAGTAGAGCAGGTGGTGCTATTGAAGATGCTTCGGAAGGCACACTTACTTTAGATGGTATTACTTTAACAGGAAATGCCGCTGGAGTTGATCTTGGTTTGGGCAATACAATTGTTGCAAATCCAGGTAATGGCGGTGCAATGCACCTTTCTGGTAACACAAATGCTGTTATCAACAATAGTACAATCAATTCAAATCTCGCAGCTTCTGAAGGTGGAGGCCTTTGGAATAATCAAGGTAGCATGACTATCGATAATACGCTTGTAGATGCAAATGATGCTCAAGGCGCAGATGCCGATACTGGTGGTGGTGGAGTTTACAATAATGGTGGGACGTTAATGGTTCAAAATGCCACCATCATTAGTAATAATATAGCATCTGGAGCATCAGGCTCTGGAGGAGGACTATTTAGCACAGCTGGTGCTGTCACCATCCAAGATGAAGATACCCAAATCATTAACAATCAAGCTAACCGAGCTGGGGGTGGAATCGAAATCATAGATGGCGCGTTAACAACAACAGATCTAGATTTAAATGGAAATAATGCTGGTGTCTCACCTGCGGTTGCCGCTCCTGGAAACGGAGGTGGTCTTCACGTATCTGGTGTTGCAATCATTGAGATGAATGGCGGAACGGTTAACAGTAACATCGCAGCATCTGAAGGTGGAGGCGTTTGGAACCAAACAGGAAGTACAATGACCTTGAGTTCTTTAGATATGAACTTGAACACAGCAAGCGGAAACGCTGCCGATAATGGTGGTGGTGCGATTTTCAACAATGGTGGAGACGTCATTGTAAGCGCTGCAATTATAGGAGAAAATATAGCCGATGGAACCTCGGGTTCTGGTGGTGGTGCCTTAAGCATTGGTGGTGAGATCACCTTTAACGGATCTTCAATTATTAACAACCAGGCCAATAGAGCTGGTGGAGGTATTGAATTATCTGGAGGTGTTTTAAATTTAACGAATACCATTTTGAATTTGAATAATGCTGGTGTTTCACCTGCAGTTGCCGCTCCAGGAAGTGGTGGAGGATTACATGTTACGGGATCTGCTACAACCAATATTAATGGAGGTAGTTCAAGTTTAAATGTTGCTGCTAATGAAGGTGGTGCACTTTGGAATGGATCAGGTATTATGACGATAATGAATCACACCATTGACGGAAACACGGCTTCAGGAAATGATGATATGGTAGCCGGCGCAGCTGGTGGCGGTGGTATTTATAATGAAGGCGGAACAGTCAATGTTTCTGATGGTACAACCATATCTAATAATAGTGCAGATGGCGCACAATCTACAGGAGGTGGCGTTCTAAATGCAGCAGGAACCCTTATGGCCAATGGTATTTCAATAGTAAACAATACGTCTAACCGAGCAGGTGGCGGTATCGAAACCAATGGAAGTGGTGCAATAATGCTTACTAATGTTACTTTAAACTCTAATACAACTGGAGTGGTTACTGGAGCAGGAGCACCTGGTAATGGTGGCGGACTTCATGTAAGTGGAGATAGCACTGTTGATATCACAGGCGGAACAACTAATAGTAATATTGCTGCTAATGAAGGTGGCGGATTATGGAACGGATCTGGAGTAATGACCTTAATAGACCATACGGTAAATAGTAATACAGCGTCAGGTAATGATGAAATGGTTGCTGGTGCTGCAGGTGGTGGAGGTATCTACAATGAAGGTGGTACGCTAGATCTGTCCGGAACAACTACAATTGCATCAAATAGTGCAGATGGTGCTCAATCTACCGGTGGTGGTATCTTAAATGCTGCGGGTACATTAATGGCTAATGGTATTACCATTGCTGATAACCAATCTAACCGAGCAGGTGGCGGTATCGAAACTAATGGAGGTGGCGCAGTGATGCTTACCAATGTGAGTTTGAATTCTAATGATACTGGTGTTGTGACGGGAACTGGTGCACCTGGTAATGGTGGCGGACTTCACGTAAGTGGAAACAGTACAGTAGATATTACTGGCGGAACCGTAAATGTAAACACTGCGGCTACAGAAGGTGGAGGTCTTTGGAACGGAATGGGAACACTCACTGTGAGTGGCACTACCATAGATGGAAACATTGCCAGTGGTAATGATGCTACCAATGGAGGTGGCGGTATCTATGCGTTAAATGGCGGTACGGTTGTTCTTTTGGATAACACAACAGTTTCAAACAATATAGCCGATGGAACTGCTGGTTCTGGTGGAGGTATTTTAGTGGACGTTGATGCTAGTTTAGCTGCAACTGACACATCCATACTATCTAACCAAGCCAATCGTGCAGGTGGTGGTATAGAGGTTGTTGCCGGAACAGGAACAATCACGATGACTAATGTTACTTTAAACTTAAATAATGCTGGTGTAGCACCTGCAATTGCTGCCCCAGGAAATGGTGGTGGATTACATATTACAGGAATGCAGGACATCCTAATTACAGGAGGAACCACAAATGGAAATAGTGCTGCTAATGAAGGTGGTGGTTTATGGAATGGTTCTGGTGTAATGACGGTTGTTGATCATCTTATAGATGCTAACACAGCTTCGGGAAATGATGCAATGACAGCTGGTGCAGCCGGTGGAGGTGGTATTTATAATGAAGGTGGAACACTAGATTTATCAGGTAGTACAGCAATTACAAACAATAGTGCAGATGGTGCACAATCTACTGGTGGTGGTATTTTAAATGCTGCTGGAACCTTAATGGCTAATGGAATTTCAATTACCAACAATCAAGCGAATAGAGCTGGTGGAGGTATTGAGACCAATGGCAGTGGGCCTGTGATGTTAACTAATGTGAATTTAGATGCTAATGAAGCAGGCGTGGTTACAGGAACTGGAGCACCTGGAAATGGTGGTGGACTTCACGTAAGTGGAGATAGTGACGTTAGCATTACAGCGGGAACCGTTAATAACAATACGGCCGCTAGTGAAGGTGGTGGTTTATGGAATGGAGCAGGAGTAATGACTGTTGATGCGGTCTTAATTGATGCAAATATGGCGAGTGGTGCCGATGCCAGCAATGGTGGCGGTGGAATTTACAACCTCGCAGGTACACTTAATATTCAAAATGATACCGTTATTAGTAACAATATGGCCAACGGAGCATCTGGTTCTGGTGGTGGATTGTTAAGTGAAGCTGGTGACGTTATGGTCACGGATTCTGCTTTTGATGCCAATGCAGCTAATAGAGCAGGTGGTGCTATTGAATTGATTGATGGCACATTGAATTTTTCAAATTCTATAATGTCAAATAATGATGTAGACGGCACTGCAGGTACAGCTGCTCCAGGTAATGGTGGCGGATTGCATATCACAGGCATGTCAAGCACCGTAACGATTGCCATGAGTACAATTACTTCAAATGCTGCGGCTAATGAAGGTGGCGGATTGTGGAATCAAGGTGGAACCACTATGAACGTTTCCATGTCTACAATTGATAATAACACCGCTGCAGAAGGTGGTGGTATCTACGGAAATGTGAATGCTATTACAACCGTTATGACCAGTACTATCACGGCGAATTCAGCTTCGGTTTCTGGTGGTGGAATTGCAAATAATGGGGCTAGTTTTGATATCAATGCAGCTACAATTGCAACAAACACCTCTGCTGGAAATGGTGGTGGAATTGATGCCGTAACTAACGTCTCTTTAAAAAATGCAATTGTTGCCTTAAACATGGCAAATTCGGGGACTGATGTTTCTGGAATATTCACATCCAACGATTATAATTTGATAGGTACAGATGACTTAAATGTTTTCACAGCTCAAACCAATGATATAGAAGAAGTGGATCCTCTTGTTGGACCATTGCAAGATAACGGCGGGGTTACCTTGACCCATATGTTATTCGATGGTTCTCCTGCATTTGATGCTGGTGCTGCTGATGATACGTTTGTAGATCAAATTGGTCAAAGTGTATTTGGTGCTTCCCGTGATATTGGGGCTTATGAATCTCAGGTGACTTTATCGATTGATAATTTCAATCAGACTCATATTGCCAGTCTTTATCCAAACCCTTCGAGTGGCTCTTTTAATATTGAAATAGGAAACACGGTTTCTGATGATATGCAATTAAAAGTAGTCTCTGTCAACGGTCGTGTGGTGAAGGAAGCTCATTTGTCTAACGGTTTAAATACGGTTGATATTTCTGGAATGGCTTCTGGAATGTATATTTTAAATATAACTTCTGGTAGCACAACAGTAACGCACAAATTAATTTTAGAATAG
- a CDS encoding lipid A deacylase LpxR family protein: MSYRFYFWMMMLFFVGKMSAQKIDHFSSFRTIGSEQYFRFHYDNDFFAATDENYTQGYNFEVVSPVFKNNPLNLFLIQPKQFETKYGLAIEHVGYTPNHYELPEIQYGDRPFAAAIMLKSFTISKQAEKKLRVYSSLSLGWIGPGAFGEEMQVCIHELTGNKEPLGWRHQIKNDVVLNYKVGIEKQLFRITDYASVQAQSHLQIGSLFTNVSAGANLIIGQFTPLFASEATKKSVQIYAYTQPVFSIIGYDATLQGGVFNRESPYTISSNAVERFTAQFNFGLVIQTQSLYFEYTRSSISKEFETGETAKWGGFRVGITF, encoded by the coding sequence ATGAGCTATAGATTCTATTTTTGGATGATGATGCTGTTTTTTGTCGGAAAAATGTCTGCACAAAAAATCGATCATTTTTCATCTTTTCGAACTATTGGGAGTGAGCAGTATTTCAGGTTCCATTACGATAATGATTTTTTTGCAGCAACGGATGAAAATTATACGCAAGGCTATAATTTTGAAGTCGTGTCCCCAGTTTTTAAAAACAATCCCTTAAATCTTTTTTTAATTCAGCCAAAGCAATTTGAAACCAAATATGGTTTGGCGATTGAGCACGTTGGCTATACTCCAAATCATTATGAGCTGCCCGAAATTCAATATGGTGATCGTCCTTTTGCTGCGGCCATTATGCTCAAAAGTTTTACAATATCAAAACAGGCAGAAAAAAAGTTACGGGTGTATTCATCCTTGAGTTTAGGATGGATTGGTCCTGGTGCTTTTGGTGAGGAAATGCAAGTTTGTATTCATGAACTTACGGGGAATAAAGAACCTTTAGGGTGGCGGCATCAAATTAAGAATGATGTGGTGCTCAACTATAAGGTCGGCATAGAAAAACAACTCTTTCGCATTACGGATTATGCGTCTGTACAAGCCCAATCTCACCTTCAAATAGGGTCTTTATTCACAAATGTATCGGCAGGAGCAAATCTTATCATAGGTCAATTTACACCTCTTTTTGCTTCCGAAGCAACCAAAAAAAGCGTTCAGATTTATGCCTACACTCAGCCCGTATTTAGTATAATTGGTTATGACGCAACGCTTCAGGGCGGCGTATTCAATAGAGAGAGTCCATACACCATATCTTCAAATGCAGTGGAACGATTTACCGCACAATTCAATTTTGGTCTGGTCATTCAAACACAATCTCTCTATTTTGAATATACGCGTTCTAGTATTTCAAAAGAATTTGAAACAGGAGAAACCGCAAAATGGGGCGGATTTAGAGTAGGAATTACGTTTTAA